A genomic stretch from Etheostoma cragini isolate CJK2018 chromosome 8, CSU_Ecrag_1.0, whole genome shotgun sequence includes:
- the LOC117948836 gene encoding histone H4 encodes MSGRGKGGKGLGKGGAKRHRKVLRDNIQGITKPAIRRLARRGGVKRISGLIYEETRGVLKVFLENVIRDAVTYTEHAKRKTVTAMDVVYALKRQGRTLYGFGG; translated from the coding sequence ATGAGCGGAAGAGGAAAGGGCGGGAAAGGTCTCGGTAAAGGGGGCGCTAAGCGTCACCGTAAAGTCCTCCGTGATAACATCCAGGGGATCACCAAGCCCGCAATACGGCGTCTGGCCCGCCGCGGCGGAGTGAAGCGGATCTCCGGTCTGATCTACGAGGAGACCCGCGGTGTGCTGAAGGTCTTCCTGGAGAACGTGATCCGGGACGCCGTCACCTACACCGAGCACGCCAAGAGGAAGACCGTGACCGCCATGGATGTGGTGTACGCTCTGAAGAGGCAGGGCCGCACCCTGTACGGCTTCGGAGGATAA
- the LOC117948834 gene encoding histone H2B 5-like produces MPAEPVKAPKKGSKKAVSKATKTGKKRRKSRKESYAIYVYKVLKQVHPDTGISSKAMGIMNSFVSDIFERIAGEASRLAHYNKRSTITSREIQTAVRLLLPGELAKHAVSEGTKAVTKYTSSK; encoded by the coding sequence ATGCCTGCGGAACCAGTCAAAGCGCCCAAGAAGGGCTCAAAGAAAGCCGTCTCCAAGGCCACCAAGACCGGCAAGAAGAGGCGAAAGTCCAGGAAGGAGAGCTACGCCATCTACGTGTACAAGGTGCTGAAGCAGGTCCACCCCGACACCGGGATCTCCTCCAAGGCCATGGGCATCATGAACTCCTTCGTGAGCGACATCTTTGAGCGCATCGCCGGCGAGGCCTCGCGTCTCGCGCATTACAACAAGCGCTCCACCATCACCTCTCGCGAGATCCAGACCGCcgtgaggctgctgctgcccgGGGAGCTGGCCAAGCACGCCGTGTCCGAGGGCACCAAGGCCGTCACCAAGTACACCAGCTCCAAGTAA